From a single Clostridium isatidis genomic region:
- a CDS encoding GNAT family N-acetyltransferase yields the protein MLEKIGLNNIEALRKLHSKSLKRVSYDKDFFELYDKQNFVMKYLYRKFIKIIKINDNHVGYIWYEPPVDRYVRVWALYIEPEFIPLLNESTLDFFNRNILFYEVFNKSKRNTELMKLGFNKSRYSILMSLDLRYYNKDKEINNIYSKLKDNLVKNNLNYYSSRFKVRKFIEGKDEALRCDIQNQIFADLNRKPLTIEDIYMDMGQDYYLKDFCFFGMLGDEAVGYGQIIDNRNMYTIVNFGIIERLRGIGLGKLLLHEIILKAKNYGIKELYIRVDYENLKAINLYKWIGFKFIDNITLWQREL from the coding sequence ATGTTAGAGAAAATAGGATTAAATAATATAGAAGCCTTAAGAAAACTTCATTCTAAAAGTCTAAAAAGAGTAAGTTATGATAAAGATTTTTTTGAATTATATGATAAGCAAAACTTCGTAATGAAATATTTATATAGAAAGTTTATTAAAATAATTAAAATTAATGATAATCATGTAGGATACATATGGTATGAGCCTCCTGTAGATAGATATGTTAGAGTTTGGGCTTTATATATAGAACCTGAGTTTATTCCCTTATTAAATGAAAGTACTCTAGATTTTTTTAATCGTAATATTTTATTCTATGAGGTATTTAATAAGAGTAAAAGAAATACTGAATTAATGAAATTAGGTTTTAATAAAAGCAGATATTCAATTTTAATGAGCCTGGATTTAAGATATTATAACAAGGATAAGGAAATTAACAATATATATTCAAAATTAAAGGATAACTTAGTTAAAAATAATCTTAATTATTATAGTTCTAGATTTAAAGTTAGAAAATTTATTGAGGGCAAGGACGAAGCTCTTCGTTGTGATATTCAAAATCAAATATTTGCAGATTTAAATAGAAAGCCACTAACTATTGAGGATATATATATGGATATGGGTCAGGATTATTATCTAAAGGATTTTTGCTTTTTTGGGATGTTAGGGGATGAAGCTGTTGGATATGGTCAAATAATTGATAATAGAAACATGTATACTATTGTAAATTTTGGTATTATAGAGAGATTAAGAGGTATTGGTCTTGGGAAATTACTATTGCATGAAATAATTTTAAAAGCAAAAAATTATGGTATCAAGGAATTATATATTAGAGTAGATTATGAAAATTTAAAAGCTATTAATTTATATAAATGGATTGGGTTTAAATTTATAGATAATATAACCTTATGGCAGAGAGAACTATAA
- a CDS encoding carboxypeptidase M32, which produces MLDKKINELKDYLKKYEKLNQAIALIYWDMRTNMPEKAGENRGELLQYLSEESFKMLTSDTVKNFIEDLSPYKDKMNKLQCRMLEELERKYNETKKIPQEKYVEFVGICSNAEIAWEKAKEAKDFEIFKPHLEKVVKYTQEFIEYWGYNNDKYDTLLDKYELGLTTEKLDKIFNELKVGIIEILSKIKESSKNINRDFLYGHFNAEKQKELSLRVLEKIGFDMKAGRLDVSVHPFTTNFGNKDVRLTTNYHEDEFTSALFSTIHEGGHGIYEQNISDDLEGTGLQIGASMAIHESQSRFYENILGRSKEFCSYLLPLAKEYFDDFKNVSLDEFYEAMNYVEASLIRTEADELTYGLHIIIRYEIEKDLINGRIKVEDLKKMWNKKYREYLGVEPKNDAEGILQDMHWSDGSFGYFPSYALGNLYGAQFLNTLINEKPDIFEDLKEGKFTEINEWLKEKVHRHGALYTPNELIKNITGEELNPKYFIEYLKNKYYRIYNVK; this is translated from the coding sequence ATGTTGGATAAGAAAATAAATGAACTAAAGGATTATTTAAAAAAATATGAAAAATTAAATCAAGCTATTGCATTAATTTATTGGGATATGAGAACTAATATGCCGGAAAAGGCAGGAGAAAATAGGGGGGAGCTTCTTCAATATCTTTCAGAAGAAAGCTTTAAAATGCTTACAAGTGATACAGTAAAGAATTTTATAGAAGATTTATCTCCATACAAAGATAAAATGAATAAGTTACAATGTAGAATGTTAGAAGAGCTTGAAAGAAAATATAATGAAACTAAAAAAATTCCTCAAGAAAAATATGTTGAATTTGTGGGGATATGCAGTAACGCAGAAATAGCTTGGGAAAAAGCAAAGGAAGCTAAGGATTTTGAAATATTTAAGCCTCATTTAGAAAAGGTTGTAAAGTATACTCAGGAATTTATTGAATATTGGGGATATAATAATGATAAATATGATACATTATTAGATAAATATGAATTAGGCTTAACAACAGAAAAACTTGATAAAATATTTAATGAATTAAAAGTTGGTATTATAGAAATATTAAGTAAGATAAAAGAAAGTAGTAAAAATATAAATAGAGATTTTTTATATGGTCATTTTAATGCGGAAAAGCAAAAGGAACTTTCCTTAAGGGTTCTAGAAAAAATAGGATTTGATATGAAGGCAGGAAGATTAGATGTTAGTGTTCATCCATTTACAACAAACTTTGGCAATAAGGATGTAAGATTAACAACTAACTATCATGAAGATGAGTTTACTTCAGCTTTATTTAGTACAATTCATGAAGGCGGACATGGAATTTATGAACAAAATATAAGTGATGATTTAGAAGGCACAGGGCTTCAAATTGGTGCATCTATGGCTATTCATGAATCGCAATCAAGATTTTATGAAAATATTTTAGGAAGAAGCAAAGAATTTTGCTCTTATTTACTTCCTCTAGCTAAAGAGTATTTTGACGATTTCAAGAATGTTTCTTTAGATGAGTTCTATGAAGCAATGAATTATGTGGAAGCTTCATTAATAAGAACTGAAGCAGATGAATTAACATATGGTCTTCACATTATCATAAGATATGAAATTGAAAAAGATTTAATAAATGGAAGAATTAAAGTAGAGGATTTAAAAAAAATGTGGAATAAAAAGTATAGAGAATATCTAGGTGTTGAACCTAAAAATGATGCTGAAGGCATTTTACAAGACATGCATTGGTCAGATGGATCTTTTGGATATTTTCCAAGCTATGCTTTAGGAAATTTATATGGTGCCCAATTCTTAAATACCTTAATTAATGAAAAGCCTGATATATTTGAGGATTTAAAAGAAGGTAAATTTACAGAAATTAATGAATGGTTGAAGGAAAAAGTTCATAGACATGGTGCTCTTTATACTCCAAATGAACTTATAAAAAATATAACTGGAGAAGAGTTAAATCCAAAGTATTTTATTGAGTATTTAAAAAATAAATATTATAGAATTTATAATGTTAAATAA